The window TCAGACTCAATTCCAAGTGTATAGTTTTCTGTTGTTTACAGTAgagaggaatagaaaaaagaCTCCCTTAGGAAATCAAGACTGCAATGACATTATCTGTACTGTGGCTCCAATTTTTCATTGTGACGTTGTTTATTAGAaatatctttgcaagtatttcttccaaaattttgGAACAATCAATCAAATATTGTATTAACTAAAATAGGATAGTAGAACAGTGTTCAAGAAGGCATCAAATCCTTGAATGTCCTGGAACACTTTTGGTATCAGAATACAGAATCAATGACTCAATATAGTATTTTCCAAAGGTACaaccaaagaaaaatcagaagggagggtgataaattaaaaaagaaagacctgACAGAAAAGCAGGAAGAGTAGAGTCCTTCACTTgtagaagaatcagaataacaCATCTAATACACATAAAAGGAGACTGATAATGAGCGAGAAAGTATGAACTGATGGAGAGGGAAGGAAcagcatattatttcattttgcccTACATATCCATGCTGACTAGGCTTCCTTGCCAATATCTCATCTCCAATTGCCCTAAAGTTTAACCATTTTGACATTCCACAGGAAAAGATATCCTCTTTAGGAAACAAAGGTTCCATATTATTTTCTCAGACTTGTGTAAAATTATCTTCAATGTGTGGTTGAACTACTCACTTTCTTAGCTCAGCTTGACCAGAAACTTGTATCTGTTTGTTTGtcaattctttgtttctttcttctcttttccttacattaactatttaatattttaattacatataatgAACCATGGACTTTTAATTTCCATGTGAGCTGAAACATAGATTttatacttcaaaatattttctttcatttattttttatttattaaaggtattataaaatcatattaaaatcaCTTTTATGATAGGGACATTTAATAgtttaatatgtaattttctcTAAACTTTCCTGTATTTTCTAATATTACTTTTGGAATAATCAgaatgtgcatgtatgtatgacacattcacatttccttttttcttcaataaatatattaattttagtaTTGTTATGATTATGTATCtatataagaaattaattttcattttatataattatcataatGGAGAAATAACTTTTATAGATATATAACGTTTTTGAAATGATTTGACTACAGGAATTTTAGTAGCATTAGCAAAAATTCATTTGAGCTACCTAATTGTCAAAATGGTTTCTAGGATCTagctgaaaaaaagaatattctttgttcttcccAAATTTAAAGTTATAGAAGGATCCACTCTAATAATGcattatacatttaaataatCTGGAAAGCAACTTTACATCTACAATAGACAAGTgataatttatcatattttatgtGATTTCAGATAAATTAGAATTCTCCCGGATACATGTAAATTATTGAAGTACATGGAAAATCAGAACAATGTCACAGAATTTGTTCTCTTGGGACTGTTCAAGAGCCAGGAGGTTAAGATAACGTGTTTTGTAATCTTTCTGTTCTGCTATTTTGCCATTGTCTTTGGGAATGTCATTATCTTCATCACTATCATATGCAGTCATTTGATCTGGCAACCTATGTACtattttctctgtcatttatCTTACATGGATCTTGCCTATACTTCCACTGTAGTTCCCAGACTACTCAGGGATTTAATTGCCAAGCAAAAATACATCTCCTATAATAGTTGTATGATTCAGCTTTTTACTTCTCATTTTCTTGCAACCGTGGAGATGTTCATTCTGGTGTCTATGGCCTTTGATCGTTATGTTGCCATTTGTAAACCTTTGCATTACATGATAATTGTGAATAGACAGAGATGTAACATGATGCTTCTCATGGCTTGGGTAGTGGCCTTTTGGCATGCCATTGCCCAGATGATCATGGTCATTAGATTACCTTTCTGTGGCCCTAATCAAGTGGATCACTATGCGTGTGATGTGAAAGCCCTCTTGAAACTTGTCTGCACTGACACACGCATCCCTAATATCTTAGTCATTgcaaatactggaatggttgtcTTAGCCACCTTTCTGGTCTTGGTGGCATCTTACATTGTCATATTATATAACCTTAGGAACCATTCCTCCGATGCTCGACGCAAAGCCCTCTCAACTTGTGCTTCCCATGTCATGGTTGTTGTTCTGTTTTTTGTACCCTGCATTGCCACATACATTCCACCTCCTAATGCTAGCCAAAATGATAAGGAGTTCTCTATGTTTTACACAATCATTGCACCTATGATGAATCCTCTCATCTATACACTAAGAAACAcagagatgaaaaatgctatgaaGAAGGTGTGGTTAACAAAATTGTTTTTgacattcaaataaaaacaaattatagttgatttttctttctctaaggacaattgaaaaaaataacaatatgctcatattttcatttcattttagggatgaactttgttttttattatttttttatttatttgtaatattagTTAGAActgtttttatttccaaattcctTCCACTCTCTCATCTTTCCTTTACTCATTGAGAAGCAAGCCCAATATCAATTATATTCTAATCTGCATACTATTGCATCATGCACATAAGTTATGCAATCAATGGAAACCATTTTCCCAcattattttggagaaaaaaaatttaggcaTATAAAGAAAGTGGAGAAAATGTGTCATTCTTCACTGATAATCGGAATTGATGtttatataaaatgcataaaattttgaaggaaaaacagaaatcttagtttatatatctttttatctgAATTGGTACCTAGTATAGTATTAGTGTACAGTTCTGTCTTAGTAATAATTACCCCCAATGATAcataatcaaaagaattaatttctAGTATTCTTTTGTTACACAAACTATTATATAATTTCCAGATTTTTGAAATTGTCCAGAATGAAgcctaagaatttttttaaaatatacagctTATATATGTAAtcagttttttcttattttttcattcccttatattttttttactattcttaGTTACAATGTTCTTATACTCTACTGTCTTCCATACATTATCCTGGTCAATTTGTTCATTCCCATTAATTGCACTTTTTATGCCcatgcattttaaaatacaagttcTAAATACTTTGAAATTGACCATGTGAAATTCCTGTCAGCTGCACTGTCTTTGAAAAAGTTCAAGAGCATGAAAGACTCCTCTTTCTGCCTTTGTCTTTCTGCCTATGGTTCTGTCtatgtctgcctgtctctgtatgtctctgtctatctctttttctttatctgttgtCTGCCTTTCTCtatcattctgtctctctgtctctctctctttctctctatttctttctatctctgtgtatgtctgtgaATATCTCCTATGGAGCTACTTTAAATTTTAAGAagaaggtttatttttttctccctgtttccATTTCAACATttgcttctctttgtctttttcctattGTTCTTGATTCTTTGCTTTTGTGCACAAGGAAAAAACATAAATCTCTTCCAtataatatctatttatatacttGAAACTATCATGTCCACCTTGATTCTTTtactttcagatttctttttactgTCTATTATTCTATATGCTTTTCATGTGACTTTGAAGGAAGCCTTTTAAACATACTGGTTGTCCTACATTCACCATTTTTCAGCATATCAATATAGTTTTTAAACTTAGGAACTGAGAGTTGAAAACTGTAGATGAGTGCTGCAAAGGTAGTGTACAATGAGATTAATAATGCTCTGGGCCTGGAATCTCTATATCTAATTATACAACCCAACTTTAATGTAGCTTTATGAATGATACATCAAAATTGTGCATGTTGAATTTGTGGGCCAACAAAGTTCttaaactattttattaaaataactttggtCCAACCTTTCACCTCGtgttctgtactttttttttaattctgtactTATTAAAGTGACATTTTGTACCTATGTGCTGAAGTTTTCATATATTCTTATTGAATTTCAGCTTAATCAATGTATTCTAATGTCCAAATCCATCtgaaccatattaaaatgtaattggtgaGTATTTAATGCAATAAGTGAAAATGCAGTATGTAGAAGAACCATATATGTTTTGAGGACTATTTCCCCCTCCCATCACTACATGTCACATGGAGATGttataatatgttttaaaagtaaacataatatatatatatatatatatatatatatatatatatatatatatattaatctctTCTTCCCACCACAATTCTTCAAGGGAAACTTTCATTCCTGCCATGATGGAAAACAACTTTCAAATGTTACAGGACTGCAGGATTAAGGGAAATTATTTTGTGACACACACAGTTTAAACAGTACTCAAAAGAGCATATGGAAACTTATGGAAAATTAAACTAATGGGAATAAAATCAGATGCCAGTAGAATAAGTAACAATCATTCTTTGAAAAAGTGAGCATGCCTCCCTTGTTATTGGCTTAATTGACTCAtttatgaacaaaaataataaagaaaagtgtTGTATATTTCCTGTCTCTAGCTACATTATCTAGCAAATCGATTG of the Sarcophilus harrisii chromosome 6, mSarHar1.11, whole genome shotgun sequence genome contains:
- the LOC100930813 gene encoding olfactory receptor 4P4-like: MENQNNVTEFVLLGLFKSQEVKITCFVIFLFCYFAIVFGNVIIFITIICSHLIWQPMYYFLCHLSYMDLAYTSTVVPRLLRDLIAKQKYISYNSCMIQLFTSHFLATVEMFILVSMAFDRYVAICKPLHYMIIVNRQRCNMMLLMAWVVAFWHAIAQMIMVIRLPFCGPNQVDHYACDVKALLKLVCTDTRIPNILVIANTGMVVLATFLVLVASYIVILYNLRNHSSDARRKALSTCASHVMVVVLFFVPCIATYIPPPNASQNDKEFSMFYTIIAPMMNPLIYTLRNTEMKNAMKKVWLTKLFLTFK